Below is a window of Humulus lupulus chromosome 2, drHumLupu1.1, whole genome shotgun sequence DNA.
ATCAATTGCTTCTGAAATTACCTTTCCTTTATCTTGAAAGGTCAACAAAGAGGGTATTTCATTTCATTTATCTTTTCATCTTTCATTTCCAATTTCTATTGAccctttaaattatttttctttctttttaaatgttaggATGGACTCCATAAAGGATTCCACAGTCTCAAATGATCCTATACAAATAGACTACTAGTCCACTTGGTGGATTTGTTTCCTCTTTTAGTAGTGTAGTATTAGTAATACTTTTTCCACTATCAATCTTTTGGTGTGGTGGTATGAATACTTTTTCTAAGTGCCTCCCTTTGTTAGATCAAGAGATCGAAACTCTCCCATCCCTTTCTTGTTGTTTCATTGAGTTATGTCTTGTTATTCTATCATTGAGTCTATTTGAGGAGTGGAGTTCAGTGGTGCTAAACCCTACAAGTAGGTGACATACTAATATTGATGAAGACTCCATACAAAGATCacatatttgatgtttttttCTCATGCTAACACCCCTTTCATTCAAATGGGCATGTGCTTTTTACGTCACGTCACTTTCCACCAATTGTTCATATATCTCTACGAATCAAGATTCTCAGTTAAATTAGTGTCTCATACTGTgtcaaattaatttaattgtgacACTCATATTAAAACATAACTTGTTGTGAAAGAGTATTAGCAGtttttttataaatgaaatatttaaTATGAAGTGTCACAATTATATTGGTTTGACACAGTACGAGACACACTAATTTAACAGGGAATCTTGATTCATATCTCCACCGTCAACCCTTTGCCAAGATGACACCATAGGTCCATGAAATTGATCAAAACTCTCTAGTAATTATTAACAAGTTCTTATGCCATAATCACTATGTTTTTAAAATTCCTACCACCTTCTAGCCACTAATTATGTGTATGCTTCCCTAATGCTTCATTGAATCATTCTCtttgtgaaagaaagaaaaagaaaaggttcAACTTTGCAACAAATAACATATTGGTTTTTGGGTCAATCTTCTTTGCTTTATTGAACAACAACCTTATTGGACTCATACCTAATTGTTTACACCAAACTTTGAAGTTTGATATCAATTTTGGCCATAAAAAACACTATAGTGGGTCGTTGTTGACCAAGGTCTTATCTTAATTAAGCATCGAGTTTCCACACTTTCTTAGAAGTCATGATGTGATTATCTATGAAAACTTAGAACAGGTTGTGAaggtacaaaaaaaaaatcaaaggaaATGACACCTGAAGTGTAAGACAGGACAGGTTTTATCAATTCAGTTCTCATATGATGAAAATGGCCAAAGATCCTTAGAAGCTTCTTCTGTGTCTTAACAGagaaatacaaacaaaaaaatttgatACATAACAAAGGAAAAATAGAGTTGAAACAAGATTCCTCTCAAGTTACAAAAACGTTATCTTAAACCACCAAGGCCAAATATAGTACACAACAAACACAAGGGCTTATCATCAAAGCTGGCATAGCAATTAGCTAGTAGACAGAAGAAGTCAATTGACAACTCTCTTTTAACTCCTTGTAATGTACCTTTCTTATTTATAGCTTCTACCAAAAACACAAAAACCACACCATaataaaagcaaaaaaaaaaaaaaaaagatcaaacTAACATGACTGCGCAATTGAATATGAAGGGCTGCAGCCTGTTGCGGCGGACCTCAATGCGCCTCCAGTTCAGCTCCCTAGCGTTGGGGTCAGGTCGGCAAGTGTATATCAACATAGGACCAGCAAACGCATTGGCATTACCACCAATGACAAGCAGCTCATCCCCAAGAGATTTAAACGCCACACCCCATCCTCCCATGGCATCAGCTCTCACCGGAACAGCTCCCAATCTCCTCCATGACAGGCTTGCTTTCACATACACCATGAGCTGGTTTGTGGAGGGCTCGAGCGAGTAGAGCTCGTTGTTAGCCACTGCAACAAGCGGCGGAGACCTTGGATTCAGCACTGGCATGTCTGCCAACATGTTTGGAATCAAATCCCATTTCCTTCTTTTCTCATCAAAGGCCTCCGCACATGTCAGATTCCCTTCCATGTTCTCACCACCAATGACGAAAAACCTGTCGTCCATGTAAAAACCTGAGCAAGACCCTCTTTTTCTGTGCATGTCTGGAAGAGCCTCCCATGATCTAGTCTCCGGATTGTATCTCTCGGCTGAGCTGGTGTACTGCTTTTCGGTTTCGTAACCAATAACGGTCTTGACAACACCTCCTGCTACGTACCCGAAGGTGCCACAAGTGGCTGCAGCAAACATGTTCCTTGAGTTTATCATGGGTGGGCCTCTAAACCATTGGTTGGTGACCAGGTTGTATATCCAGACGGTGGGGCCAGCTTCGTGCTCGTTGCCAGAAACCAAGAGATGGGTTCCGGCGCAAAGGGTCTCTTTGTCACCATTGTGAAAGGGAAACTCAGCTGGTAAAATAGGCAGCTGCCGAAGAGAGTTGAAATGGTGACCATCGAAAGCCCACCAGCTCTGTTCACCAGAAGCAAGCATGAAAACGGTTGGTTCTCTGAACCTGATTTGTTTTCTTATGTTGTAAATCTCTCCGGTCCTGACAAGTGAAAAGAATCTTTTGTTGACAAGGGAGATTTTTCCGTAGTCTGATCTTGGTACTCGGGCTAAGATCAGAGCCTCTACTTCATCAATGAGCTGAGGCTGGGGATAATCTGCATCCTGAGGTTTGGGACTTGAGGAGGACGGAaacgaagatgaagatgaagaagaagaagaagaagatgaaccaGTAATAAGTCTTCTTCTCTCATGGGAAGAGCACTTGCTTCGGTTGTTGTTATTCCCATGGACCATGATTCTTTCGGTTGGGGAGCTGAACCTGCAAGAAGTAGTAGTGGAATCATTTGTGTGCAAACTACTACTTCGTCTTTCTTCTTCGCTCTGTAGTTTCCTTTCTTCGAACATTTGTCAAACACAGTTGAAACCCACAATTTCTCTTCTGTCAAAAGCCCAAAAAACGGTGAGAGCAGAAACTGGGGAAAAGAAATGTATTTATATGAACACAACAACAGGGATAAACAGTCTCCTTATGCCTAATAATGAAGAAACCAAACAAAACTTGAATCTGATGTAAAAAGTACTGATCAAACCTAAATAAGAAGTTTCAGATCAAAGACCAAACAAAATTTCACAACAAACTAAAACAAACCCAATAAGAAGTACAGTGTATAAATTTGCAAATGAGAAATCAGATGAACACTACTGTTAGTATTGGAATACCATGTATATATGTGTGCTTTGATAAAGAcccttttaattttattttttttgagtaAGAAATTAATAAAGACTAAAAGCAACTCATaccatgtatttatatatatatatatatagatagatatagaCAAatagtagagagagagagagagaggtaccCGGAAGTAAAAGTCAAAGTAAAGGAGGAGTAGTCTAGTAGTATACTAGAGAATAGTTGATGAAGACAGAGAAAGGTGATGTTTTTCCAAGTGCCTAAGTAAGTAAAGCTTTGAAATATATGGTGGTAACCAAAGAATAAAATAACCAGGAAGATGAATGAGCAATGAAACCAAGGCCATTCAAACACtcacatatataatcatatcACAGCAATAGCAATGGTGTTATATGATATTAATCTCAATAAGAAGAGGAACAAGAccaaaaaaacacacacacacacacgcaGACCCCAATCTGGTGGAGAAGGAAGGAGACTTTATGCTTAGTTTTGGTTCTActaatattattatatgattatcaCCATCACCACCATAGTACTAGTACTAGCTAGGAGTAGCACtaacactactactactgccaccatcaaaattatatatacatatatattatataagaaGAGAGAATCGAGAGATAGATagggtgtgtgtgtgtgtgtagttTCCTTCGATCCAGGTGTGACCGATGAAAACCAGAGAAGAGTAGAGAAACTCTTTTTTGATATATAGAGAGAGTATTCCcattaatattataattataatatgtgGCCATGTGGGGGTGATTGTATTACCACCATTGACATAATAACGCGCTCGATCGCTCACTATCTAATCTTTAATTTTATTCTCTtcttatagtaaaaaaaaaaaaacaagtatgcttcaaataaaataattaaagacATATAGTGTGTGttgattataattatatatatatatttgttttgttttgacaTTATTGATTTCACATCGTACACCAACTACAA
It encodes the following:
- the LOC133817084 gene encoding F-box/kelch-repeat protein At3g27150 produces the protein MFEERKLQSEEERRSSSLHTNDSTTTSCRFSSPTERIMVHGNNNNRSKCSSHERRRLITGSSSSSSSSSSSSFPSSSSPKPQDADYPQPQLIDEVEALILARVPRSDYGKISLVNKRFFSLVRTGEIYNIRKQIRFREPTVFMLASGEQSWWAFDGHHFNSLRQLPILPAEFPFHNGDKETLCAGTHLLVSGNEHEAGPTVWIYNLVTNQWFRGPPMINSRNMFAAATCGTFGYVAGGVVKTVIGYETEKQYTSSAERYNPETRSWEALPDMHRKRGSCSGFYMDDRFFVIGGENMEGNLTCAEAFDEKRRKWDLIPNMLADMPVLNPRSPPLVAVANNELYSLEPSTNQLMVYVKASLSWRRLGAVPVRADAMGGWGVAFKSLGDELLVIGGNANAFAGPMLIYTCRPDPNARELNWRRIEVRRNRLQPFIFNCAVMLV